The genomic window ATGAGATTTTTTCTGATCTTGTAGTGGCTTATTTAGATGAGAATAAGGTTGATATAGTTTCTGGTCATGATTGGATGTGTGGTTTAGCTATAGCTAAGTGTAAAGATATTCTTGACTTACCAACAACTTTAACTATTCATAATGAAGCTTTTAAAGGCTCTCTTATAGAGTATAAAGGAGAGGTATTAACATTTTTAGAGTTAGGTTTAAAGTATGCAGATGCTGTTAATACAGTCAGCCCCACCCATGCTGAAGAAATAAGAAATATTGATTATATTAAAAAATACATTGAAAATAAACCTTTCCATGGAATATTAAATGGAATTGATATTGATGAGTATGACCCATATAAAATAATAGATAGGATGTACAGATTATCAAACTGTAAATTAAATCCAAAAAACTATGCGTATGTTGCTCCATACTCTACTGAAGATGCTCATGAGACCAAACCAAAGATAAAATATTCATGGTTTTATAATGGAGGAGTATTTGAATATGTAGAAGATTGGAATAAATATTTTGATAAAATTGAAGTGCATGGTGAGATTAAAGGAGATATCACAACACCACTCATAGGTTTTGTTGGAAGGGCAACATATCAAAAAGGATTTAAAACTATATTTGAAGCCCTTCCAGAATTGTTAGAGAAGCATGATATAAGATTTGTATTTTTAACTAAAGGAGAAAAGGATATAGAAGAAAAGTTAAAAGAATTAGCTAAAGAGTTTTATGGTAAAGTGATGTCAATAATTGGTTATTGTCTACCATTGACATCAGTTATTTTTGCTGGGAGTGATTGGATAATAATGCCATCTTATTGGGAGCCTTGTGGTTTAGTTCAAATGGAAGCTATGAGCTACTGTACTCCTGTAATAGCTAC from Methanocaldococcus villosus KIN24-T80 includes these protein-coding regions:
- a CDS encoding glycogen synthase, with product MKIAILAPTITPIVSYGGLGDVMRDLPKFLDKDNDVIVLTLNHYGKYYKLPYEIIGNIPIVYKGSKIVFEVLKTKHPETGVEIIAFSNNKVNNLDVWDPLKYEIFSDLVVAYLDENKVDIVSGHDWMCGLAIAKCKDILDLPTTLTIHNEAFKGSLIEYKGEVLTFLELGLKYADAVNTVSPTHAEEIRNIDYIKKYIENKPFHGILNGIDIDEYDPYKIIDRMYRLSNCKLNPKNYAYVAPYSTEDAHETKPKIKYSWFYNGGVFEYVEDWNKYFDKIEVHGEIKGDITTPLIGFVGRATYQKGFKTIFEALPELLEKHDIRFVFLTKGEKDIEEKLKELAKEFYGKVMSIIGYCLPLTSVIFAGSDWIIMPSYWEPCGLVQMEAMSYCTPVIATETGGLKDTIISLNPNPLENPNFNKATGVLFKVPDKYGLIWGIEHALNWSFYRIKEICMFIQYRKICPDHPYDYNSPLPMMMRNCHHHVVKNLSWQNSPSIKKYIGLFGGGIYKHYF